The Rhodocytophaga rosea genome has a segment encoding these proteins:
- a CDS encoding c-type cytochrome domain-containing protein, with the protein MKSTFKGFAGNVLFVLNVFILFLLLFEEKLVIPLWLQPMGRMHPLMLHFPIAILMLSMFLEFFRFKTSYNTQEFFRDFTSNVLLVGVLTSAITVIMGLFLAREEGYSGDVLQWHKWTGISIVFVASFIYWYRNAAWYKAPVARAGAIVTTLCLIFAGHFGATLTHGDNFILEPITSSQVEIVPLEQAVVFDHVIQPILENKCISCHNPDKIKGELMLTDAQALLKGGKTGKLFVPGKPHESLLLKRVHLPLADKKHMPPKGKTQLTEEEIILLELWVKKKADFKKKLIEFPANDSLRVLASALFTPAERTEDIFQFASADENTIEQLNTDYRVISPLATESPALTVNFYNPKAFTSQSLDELKEIKSQIVSLELSKMPVKDTDLKSIRQFENLRKLNLNFTRVTGKGLQELAALPHLQNLSLSGTQVTYQDVKQHIGSFKKLHTLAIWNTPLTASEIGQLQKANKHIEFIGGYRAESTQPIKLNTPQVKNKSTVFEQSVPLQLFHPIKGVDIRYTTDGSEPDSIRSPLFDKEIILQGNTTIKARAYKSGWYGSDIAIFNFYKNSYKPDSVILLSRLNKVHQADGPKTFFNRILGGFNANSPAWANHWAGYFRNDMEVLLEFKNPIKLSSVALNTLIEPETIIFPPEEVEIWGGTTRDQMKLISTLKPELPKGESKPFIKLISCTFKPTENISYLKIVAKPVKKLPAWHTSKHRPAMLLVDELLLN; encoded by the coding sequence ATGAAAAGTACCTTTAAGGGTTTTGCAGGGAATGTGTTGTTTGTACTGAATGTATTTATCCTCTTTCTCCTCCTGTTTGAAGAAAAACTGGTCATACCTCTATGGCTGCAACCGATGGGAAGAATGCATCCGCTGATGCTGCACTTTCCTATTGCCATTTTAATGCTTTCTATGTTTCTGGAATTTTTCCGGTTTAAAACCTCTTACAATACACAGGAATTTTTCAGGGATTTTACTTCCAATGTTTTACTGGTTGGCGTATTGACTTCTGCCATTACCGTTATTATGGGTTTGTTTTTAGCCAGAGAAGAAGGCTATTCTGGAGATGTACTGCAATGGCATAAGTGGACAGGAATTAGTATTGTGTTTGTAGCCTCTTTCATTTACTGGTACAGAAACGCTGCCTGGTATAAAGCACCGGTTGCCAGAGCCGGAGCCATCGTTACTACTTTATGTTTGATTTTTGCCGGGCATTTTGGTGCAACCTTAACGCATGGAGACAATTTTATTTTAGAACCGATCACTTCATCGCAAGTAGAGATAGTTCCGCTGGAACAAGCCGTTGTATTTGACCATGTGATTCAGCCTATTTTGGAAAATAAATGTATCAGCTGCCATAATCCTGATAAAATAAAAGGAGAATTAATGCTGACAGATGCCCAGGCATTACTTAAAGGCGGAAAAACAGGCAAATTGTTTGTGCCGGGGAAGCCGCATGAAAGTCTGCTGCTAAAACGAGTACACTTGCCCCTGGCGGACAAAAAGCATATGCCGCCGAAAGGAAAAACCCAACTCACCGAAGAGGAAATTATACTCCTGGAATTATGGGTCAAAAAAAAAGCTGACTTCAAGAAAAAGCTAATTGAGTTTCCTGCCAATGATTCTTTACGGGTACTTGCTTCCGCATTGTTTACACCTGCCGAGCGTACGGAAGACATATTTCAGTTTGCCTCAGCAGACGAAAATACAATTGAACAGCTCAATACAGATTACCGGGTTATTTCTCCGTTGGCCACAGAATCTCCTGCACTCACCGTAAATTTCTACAATCCAAAAGCTTTCACCTCCCAAAGCCTGGATGAGTTGAAAGAAATTAAATCACAGATTGTATCTTTGGAACTAAGTAAGATGCCGGTGAAAGATACCGATCTGAAAAGTATACGCCAGTTTGAAAACCTGCGGAAGTTAAATTTGAATTTTACCAGGGTTACCGGAAAAGGACTTCAGGAATTAGCGGCTTTACCACACTTACAAAACCTTTCACTTTCCGGAACACAGGTCACGTATCAGGATGTAAAACAGCATATTGGTTCATTTAAAAAATTACATACGTTAGCCATCTGGAATACGCCACTGACAGCATCCGAAATTGGGCAACTGCAAAAGGCGAATAAACATATCGAGTTCATTGGCGGATACAGAGCTGAAAGCACTCAGCCCATTAAACTGAATACACCGCAGGTAAAAAACAAATCCACGGTTTTTGAGCAATCCGTTCCACTGCAATTGTTTCATCCCATAAAAGGCGTTGATATACGCTATACTACTGACGGAAGTGAGCCAGATAGCATCCGTTCGCCTTTGTTTGATAAAGAGATCATATTACAGGGAAATACAACTATTAAAGCAAGGGCATACAAATCTGGATGGTATGGTAGTGATATAGCAATCTTTAATTTTTACAAAAACAGCTATAAGCCCGATAGTGTGATACTTCTTTCACGCCTGAATAAAGTTCACCAGGCAGATGGCCCCAAAACATTCTTTAATAGAATACTGGGTGGCTTTAATGCCAATAGTCCGGCCTGGGCTAATCACTGGGCAGGCTATTTTAGAAATGATATGGAAGTACTGTTGGAGTTTAAAAACCCAATAAAATTGTCCTCTGTAGCATTGAATACATTGATTGAACCAGAAACAATTATATTTCCACCCGAGGAAGTAGAAATATGGGGCGGAACTACCAGAGACCAGATGAAATTAATCTCCACACTCAAACCAGAGTTGCCCAAAGGAGAGAGTAAACCTTTTATCAAATTGATAAGCTGCACCTTTAAACCCACAGAAAATATCTCTTATTTGAAGATTGTGGCAAAACCTGTTAAAAAACTTCCGGCATGGCATACAAGCAAACACAGGCCTGCCATGCTTCTGGTCGATGAATTGTTGCTCAATTAG
- a CDS encoding DUF1501 domain-containing protein — protein MENEILEHGLTFNRRRFLSKLSLGLGSVALGSLLIPDLFKKDEWDASGLTPGLPHFAPKAKRVIYLFQNGAPSQLESFDYKPKLREMMGQELPASVRGGQRLTGMTANQSSFPMVGSFTNFNQYGESRAWVSDLFPYTAKIVDDLCIVRSMHTEAINHDPALTFFQSGAQQGNRPSMGSWLSYGLGSENKNLPAFTVLLSRGIGNGQGVYSKLWSNGFLDSIHQGVQFSSGEDPVLYIKDPNGLDRQERRKMLDNLAELNQLSYEEFGDPEIKTKVHQYEMAYRMQTAVPEVMDLSKEPDSIVKLYGPDCLVPGTYAANCLLARKLSESGVRFVQLYHQGWDQHGNLPYEITHQAKDVDQASAALVTDLKQRGLLDETLVIWGGEFGRTNYSQGKLTKDNYGRDHHPRCFSIWMAGGGVKPGIVYGETDEFGYNVIRDGVHVHDFQATVLHQLGLDHEKLIFKHLGRRYRLTDVAGKVVKDILV, from the coding sequence ATAGAAAATGAAATCCTGGAACACGGCCTTACTTTCAACCGGCGCCGCTTCTTATCTAAATTAAGTTTAGGATTAGGCAGTGTAGCCTTAGGTTCTTTGCTTATCCCTGATCTTTTCAAAAAGGATGAATGGGACGCAAGCGGCCTGACTCCCGGCCTGCCACACTTTGCCCCTAAAGCCAAACGGGTGATCTACTTATTCCAGAACGGAGCGCCTTCACAGCTGGAATCTTTCGATTACAAACCGAAGTTACGGGAAATGATGGGACAAGAACTTCCTGCTTCTGTAAGAGGTGGTCAAAGGCTAACCGGCATGACGGCTAACCAATCTTCTTTTCCAATGGTGGGTTCCTTCACTAATTTTAACCAGTATGGAGAGTCCAGAGCCTGGGTGAGTGATCTGTTTCCCTATACCGCTAAAATTGTAGATGACCTTTGTATCGTACGGTCTATGCATACCGAAGCGATCAACCATGATCCAGCACTTACCTTTTTTCAATCGGGTGCACAACAAGGCAACCGGCCAAGTATGGGTTCATGGCTGAGCTATGGGTTAGGCAGTGAAAATAAAAACCTTCCTGCTTTTACCGTTTTACTCTCCCGGGGAATAGGTAACGGACAGGGCGTATATTCCAAGCTGTGGAGTAATGGCTTTCTGGATTCTATTCACCAGGGGGTACAGTTCAGCAGCGGAGAAGATCCGGTACTTTACATTAAAGATCCTAATGGACTCGATCGGCAGGAACGCAGAAAAATGCTTGACAATCTGGCTGAGCTCAATCAACTATCATATGAAGAATTTGGTGATCCGGAAATAAAAACAAAAGTACATCAATACGAGATGGCTTACCGCATGCAAACCGCCGTGCCGGAAGTAATGGATCTATCCAAAGAACCAGATAGCATTGTGAAGTTGTATGGCCCTGATTGTTTAGTACCCGGCACCTATGCAGCCAATTGCCTGCTGGCACGTAAACTTTCTGAGAGTGGTGTCCGCTTTGTGCAACTATATCACCAGGGCTGGGATCAACATGGAAATCTGCCTTATGAAATCACACATCAGGCAAAAGATGTAGACCAGGCATCTGCTGCACTAGTTACTGATCTCAAACAAAGGGGTTTACTCGATGAAACGCTGGTAATTTGGGGTGGAGAATTTGGTCGCACCAACTACAGCCAGGGTAAGTTAACCAAAGATAATTATGGCCGGGATCATCATCCGCGTTGTTTCAGCATCTGGATGGCAGGCGGAGGCGTAAAGCCAGGAATAGTCTATGGAGAAACCGATGAGTTTGGATATAATGTAATCCGGGATGGGGTGCATGTGCATGATTTCCAGGCAACCGTTCTGCATCAGTTAGGCTTAGACCATGAGAAGTTGATCTTTAAGCATTTAGGCAGACGTTACCGCTTAACGGATGTGGCTGGTAAAGTAGTAAAAGATATTTTAGTATAA
- a CDS encoding PSD1 and planctomycete cytochrome C domain-containing protein: MAVIQACKKSSANGVALEKLPEKVSYNFDIRPILSDNCYACHGPDANKREAGLRLDIEAEAYKALAEHPSAHALVPGKPEQSQAFLRISTKDTTLLMPPAGSNLKLTSHQIKLIEKWIKQGAKYESHWAFTVPVKSQLPEVENKKWSKNQIDDFVLAKLEQTGIEPNEQADKERLLKRLSFDLTGLPPSLKMMDSFLADTSDHAYEKVVDELLALPSYGEKMALHWLDVARFADSHGFQDDSYRTQWPWRDWVIHAFNNNLPYDKFITWQLAGDLMPNATKEQLLATGFNRNHKITEEGGVVQEEYRVMYVTDRTNTVSKALMGVTMECANCHDHKYDPFSQKEYFQLFSFFNNVKEVGIESVVGGPETYAKKPLMEISDKDIQEVLTFVNKQDTSRLIVSVMGDLDTLRKTYVLDRGVYDAPKDEVQPGTPKSILPFDKKYTQNRLGLAQWMFDKKNPLTSRVYVNRIWQEFFGKGLVKTSGDFGMQGELPSHPALLDWLSVDFMEHGWDIKRLVKQIVTSATYRQSTVATPEKLATDPENVLLARGPRQRLPAEFVRDMVLESSGLLVKTIGGPSVKPYQPEGLWEGASSGRGILSIYKQDHNEKLYRRGMYTLIKRTVPPPSMIIFDASNRDQCEIKRTSTNTPLQALVMMNDPTVLEASRVLAAKLLKENTQPEDQITKAFRMIVCRKPSQKELTLLHTYYKGQLQTLQKKSAQELLAVGEYPIPTDLDTITLAAMMQVVNTIYNLEEAIAKS, encoded by the coding sequence TGCGAATAAGAGGGAGGCAGGGTTGCGGTTAGATATTGAGGCCGAAGCCTACAAAGCATTAGCTGAACATCCATCTGCACATGCTCTGGTACCGGGTAAACCAGAACAATCACAGGCATTCCTGCGGATTTCTACAAAAGATACTACTTTATTAATGCCGCCTGCAGGATCTAATCTCAAGCTAACTTCCCATCAGATCAAGCTGATCGAAAAATGGATCAAACAAGGAGCAAAGTATGAATCTCACTGGGCATTTACAGTTCCGGTAAAGTCTCAACTGCCAGAAGTAGAAAACAAGAAATGGTCAAAAAATCAGATAGACGATTTTGTGTTGGCCAAGCTGGAACAAACAGGAATAGAACCCAACGAGCAGGCAGACAAAGAACGTTTACTCAAGCGGCTTAGCTTTGATCTGACAGGTTTGCCACCAAGCCTGAAAATGATGGACAGTTTCCTGGCTGACACAAGTGACCATGCCTATGAAAAAGTGGTTGATGAATTACTCGCCCTACCTAGTTATGGAGAAAAGATGGCCTTACATTGGCTCGATGTTGCCCGTTTTGCTGATTCACATGGCTTTCAGGACGATAGTTACCGTACACAGTGGCCATGGCGGGATTGGGTGATACATGCTTTTAATAATAATCTGCCTTACGATAAGTTCATTACCTGGCAGCTGGCAGGCGATCTGATGCCTAATGCCACCAAAGAACAACTTCTGGCAACTGGTTTTAACCGGAACCATAAAATAACTGAAGAAGGAGGAGTCGTGCAGGAAGAGTACCGGGTAATGTATGTGACAGACCGTACCAATACGGTGAGCAAGGCCTTAATGGGCGTAACTATGGAATGTGCCAACTGCCATGACCATAAATATGATCCTTTCTCTCAGAAAGAATATTTTCAACTCTTCTCATTCTTTAATAATGTAAAAGAAGTGGGCATTGAATCTGTGGTGGGTGGCCCAGAAACCTATGCCAAAAAGCCATTAATGGAGATCAGTGATAAAGATATCCAAGAGGTATTAACTTTTGTCAATAAACAAGATACCAGCCGATTGATTGTATCTGTAATGGGCGATCTGGATACTTTACGTAAAACCTATGTGCTGGACCGTGGTGTGTATGATGCGCCTAAAGACGAAGTACAGCCAGGTACACCAAAATCTATTTTGCCATTCGACAAAAAGTATACACAGAACAGATTAGGCTTAGCCCAATGGATGTTCGATAAAAAGAATCCGCTTACCTCACGAGTCTATGTGAACAGGATATGGCAGGAGTTTTTTGGGAAAGGACTGGTAAAAACATCTGGAGATTTTGGAATGCAGGGCGAACTTCCTTCCCATCCGGCATTGCTCGACTGGTTATCTGTAGACTTTATGGAACATGGATGGGATATAAAACGCCTGGTCAAGCAGATCGTGACTTCAGCTACATACAGGCAATCTACGGTAGCTACACCTGAGAAATTAGCAACAGACCCGGAAAACGTACTACTGGCCCGTGGTCCCCGTCAACGCCTTCCGGCAGAATTTGTACGGGATATGGTACTCGAAAGCAGCGGCTTACTGGTGAAAACGATTGGTGGCCCCAGTGTTAAACCCTATCAACCGGAAGGCTTATGGGAAGGCGCTTCCTCCGGCCGGGGAATTTTATCGATTTACAAGCAGGATCACAATGAAAAGCTGTACCGCAGGGGTATGTATACTTTAATTAAGCGTACCGTGCCGCCGCCTTCTATGATTATTTTTGATGCCAGCAACCGGGATCAGTGTGAAATAAAAAGAACTTCGACCAATACGCCTCTGCAAGCATTGGTGATGATGAATGATCCAACAGTGCTGGAAGCTTCCCGTGTACTGGCAGCAAAACTGTTGAAAGAAAATACTCAGCCTGAAGACCAGATTACCAAAGCCTTCCGCATGATTGTATGCAGAAAACCTAGTCAGAAAGAGCTGACACTTTTACATACCTACTACAAAGGGCAATTGCAAACCCTGCAAAAGAAAAGTGCACAGGAATTACTGGCAGTCGGAGAATATCCGATTCCTACAGACCTGGATACTATTACCCTGGCTGCTATGATGCAAGTAGTGAATACGATTTATAACCTTGAAGAAGCCATTGCAAAGTCATGA